In one window of Planctomycetia bacterium DNA:
- a CDS encoding TetR/AcrR family transcriptional regulator produces MADGPDTKTKILEAAFRLFHEQGYHATSVSTILREAGINSGSLYHFFDSKERLLEGVLRWALDALRPLVMNAVEARTDDPIERIFALLDQYRDGMKRFGCRMGCPIGNLALEVADDHPEARTLIHQNFANWSAVVKGWLDASGDRLPATCNREQLSKMVLTVMEGAIMQARAAGNLQPFDDSVAQFRAYIDALKREAAGTRKPVAATMV; encoded by the coding sequence ATGGCAGATGGACCTGATACAAAAACAAAGATACTTGAGGCGGCCTTCCGGTTGTTTCATGAGCAGGGGTATCACGCCACCAGCGTATCCACCATTCTTCGCGAAGCCGGTATTAACTCCGGGAGCCTCTATCACTTTTTTGACAGCAAAGAACGGCTGCTTGAAGGCGTGCTGCGGTGGGCGCTGGATGCACTTCGCCCGCTGGTCATGAATGCGGTGGAGGCAAGAACCGACGACCCGATTGAGCGCATTTTTGCATTATTGGACCAATACCGCGACGGCATGAAACGCTTCGGCTGTCGGATGGGTTGCCCGATCGGCAATCTGGCGTTGGAGGTCGCCGACGATCACCCTGAGGCGCGAACGCTCATTCATCAGAACTTTGCCAATTGGTCCGCGGTGGTCAAAGGCTGGCTTGATGCCTCCGGCGATCGATTGCCGGCGACGTGCAATCGCGAGCAACTGTCCAAGATGGTTCTCACGGTCATGGAAGGCGCCATCATGCAGGCACGGGCCGCCGGCAATTTGCAGCCGTTTGATGATTCGGTGGCGCAGTTTCGTGCGTATATCGATGCGCTCAAACGCGAAGCGGCCGGAACGCGTAAGCCGGTTGCCGCAACGATGGTATAG
- a CDS encoding DUF1761 domain-containing protein: MTFDLSKLNWLAIGLVCVATFFLGAIWYTAFGPLWVKYNGYTPEQVTAMQKARPPAVFFGGMIVSYALFAVFLAIVLQNMPVSGWRAAALAGLVIWLAIAVPIGVTGWIASTKHIGVYVIDLAYQLVFIVGGSIVLSLWRR, translated from the coding sequence ATGACTTTCGATCTATCAAAACTGAACTGGCTGGCGATCGGCCTTGTTTGCGTCGCCACATTTTTTCTCGGTGCGATCTGGTACACCGCGTTCGGGCCGTTGTGGGTCAAATACAACGGCTACACGCCCGAGCAGGTGACGGCCATGCAAAAGGCTCGCCCGCCGGCGGTGTTCTTCGGCGGGATGATTGTGAGCTACGCGCTGTTTGCGGTTTTCCTCGCGATCGTGCTTCAGAACATGCCGGTTAGCGGTTGGAGGGCGGCGGCGCTGGCGGGACTCGTGATCTGGCTGGCAATTGCCGTGCCGATCGGCGTGACGGGGTGGATCGCCAGCACGAAGCACATCGGTGTTTATGTGATCGACCTTGCGTACCAACTGGTCTTCATAGTGGGCGGTTCGATCGTGCTGTCGCTGTGGCGACGCTGA